The Pan paniscus chromosome 1, NHGRI_mPanPan1-v2.0_pri, whole genome shotgun sequence genome has a segment encoding these proteins:
- the LOC117978450 gene encoding PRAME family member 11-like, with protein sequence MKMSIRTAPRLLELAGRNLLRDQALAVSTLEELPTELFPPLFMEAFSRRRCQTLKLMVQAWPFRRLPLRPLIKMPCLEAFKAVLDGLDALLTQGVRPRRCKLQVLDLQDVCENFWMVWSEAMAHGCFLNAKRNKKPVQDCPRMRGRQPLTVFIELWLKNRTLDEYLTCLLLWVKQRRDLLHLCGKKLKILGMPFHNIRSILKMVNLDCIQEVEVNCKWILPILTQFTPYLGHMRNLQKLVLSHMDVSRYVSPEQKKEIVTQFTTQFLKLCCLQKLYMNSVSFLEGHLDQLLSCLKTSLKVLAITNCVLLESDLKHLSQCPSISQLKTLDLSGIRLTNYSLVPLQILLEKVAATLEYLNLDDCDIIDSQVNAILPALSRCFELNTFSFCGNPISMATLENLLSHTIILKNLCLELYPAPRDSYGADGTLCWSRFAQIRAELLKRVRDFRHPKRILFCTDNCPDRDDRSFYDLEADQYCC encoded by the exons ATGAAGATGAGCATCCGGACTGCCCCCAGACTCCTGGAGCTTGCGGGGCGGAACCTGCTGAGAGATCAAGCCTTGGCCGTCTCCACCCTGGAGGAGCTGCCCACAGAACTTTTCCCCCCACTGTTCATGGAGGCCTTCAGCAGGAGACGCTGTCAGACCCTGAAGctgatggtgcaggcctggcccTTCCGCCGCCTCCCTCTGAGGCCTCTGATAAAGATGCCTTGTCTGGAGGCCTTCAAAGCTGTGCTCGATGGGCTTGATGCACTGCTTACCCAAGGGGTTCGTCCCAG GAGGTGTAAACttcaagtgctggatttacaggatGTCTGTGAGAACTTCTGGATGGTTTGGTCTGAAGCTATGGCCCATGGGTGCTTCCTCAATGCCAAGAGGAACAAAAAACCAGTGCAGGACTGTCCAAGGATGAGAGGACGGCAGCCCTTGACTGTGTTCATAGAACTTTGGCTCAAGAACAGGACTCTGGATGAATACCTCACCTGCCTCCTTCTATGGGTCAAGCAGAGGAGAGATTTACTACACCTGTGCGGTAAGAAGCTGAAAATTTTGGGAATGCCCTTCCACAATATCAGAAGCATCCTGAAAATGGTGAACCTAGACTgtatccaggaggtggaagtgaaTTGCAAGTGGATACTGCCCATCCTGACACAGTTTACCCCATACCTGGGCCACATGAGGAATCTTCAGAAGCTCGTTCTCTCCCACATGGATGTCTCTCGCTACGTTTCCCCAGAGCAGAAGAAGGAGATTGTTACCCAGTTCACCACTCAGTTCCTCAAGCTGTGCTGCCTCCAAAAGCTTTATATGAACTCTGTTTCTTTCCTCGAAGGCCACCTGGACCAGCTGCTCAG cTGTCTGAAGACCTCGTTAAAGGTCCTCGCAATAACTAACTGTGTGCTTTTGGAATCAGACTTGAAGCATCTATCCCAGTGCCCGAGCATCAGTCAACTAAAGACCCTGGACCTGAGTGGCATCAGACTGACCAATTACAGTCTTGTGCCTCTCCAAATTCTCCTAGAAAAAGTTGCAGCCACCCTTGAGTACCTGAATTTAGATGACTGTGACATCATAGACTCCCAAGTCAATGCCATCCTGCCTGCCCTGAGCCGCTGCTTTGAGCTCAACACCTTCAGCTTCTGTGGAAATCCCATCTCCATGGCCACCCTGGAGAACCTGCTGAGCCACACAATCATACTCAAAAACTTATGCCTGGAGCTGTATCCTGCCCCGCGGGACAGTTATGGTGCTGATGGTACTCTCTGCTGGAGCAGATTTGCTCAAATTAGGGCTGAGCTGTTGAAGAGAGTGAGGGACTTCAGGCACCCCAAGAGGATCTTGTTCTGTACTGACAACTGCCCTGACCGTGACGACAGGTCATTTTATGACCTGGAGGCAGATCAATACTGCTGTTGA